DNA from Deltaproteobacteria bacterium:
GCAGTACAAGATCAGCCGCGAACGCGTGCGCCAGCTCGAAGCCCGCCTCAAGAAAAAACTGAAAGCGCATCTGCAATCCGAATTCGAAGATCTGCGTGATTCGACGGTTGAGATCGGCTGAACCGCCGGGCCGGTTGTCGCGGAGAATGTGTGAAGGAACTGAGAGTCGAGCACGCTATGCGGGCCGATAGCCCTCAGCGCTCGCTGCGCGTCGCTATCATTGGCGCGGGGATGGCGGGCATCTTGAGCGCGATCAAACTCGACGAGGCCGGCTACCACGACTACGCGGTCTACGAGAAGGCCGATCGCCTCGGTGGCACTTGGCGAGAGAACACCTATCCCGGCATCGCGTGCGACGTCCCCTCGCATCTCTACAGTTATTCGTTCGCACCCAACCCCGACTGGAGTTACCGCTACTCGCCCGGTGCGGAGATCCAGACCTACCTTGAAGGCGTCGCACGCCAGTACGGCGTGGACCAGCGCATTCGTTTCGGCGCAGAGATTGCTCGCTGCGAGTTCAGCGGAGGCCGCTGGCAGATCGAGACCACGAGCGGCCTCCGCGACCAGGCCGACATCGTCATTGCGGCGACCGGCGTCCTCCATCATCCGAACGTTCCCGACATCGACGGACTCGATGACTTCGCGGGCACGCGCTTCCACAGCGCGCGCTGGGACCACAGCACACCGGTCGATGGCCGCCGCATCGGCGTCATCGGCACCGGCTCGACGGGCGTGCAGATCGTCGCGGCGCTCGTCGAGCGCGTCGCCAAGCTCACGCTCTTCCAACGAACGGCCCAGTGGATCGCGCCGCAGGAGAACCCGCCCTACAGCAGCGCGGAGCAGGCCGAGTTCCGTCGCCAGCCGGAGATCATGCGCACGATGCATCACGAGATGTCGCGCATGCTCGCCGAGAATTTTTCGAATGTGGCGGTGGACGCGAGCTCGCCGCAGATGAAGCTGATCGAAGACGTCTGTCGGGCGAACCTCGAGAGTCACGTGCGCGACCCCGAGCTGCGGGAGAAGCTGCGCCCGAACTATCGCGCCGCGTGTAAACGCCTGGTGGTTTCGCCCAATTTCTATGCGGCCATCGAGCAGCC
Protein-coding regions in this window:
- a CDS encoding NAD(P)/FAD-dependent oxidoreductase — encoded protein: MRADSPQRSLRVAIIGAGMAGILSAIKLDEAGYHDYAVYEKADRLGGTWRENTYPGIACDVPSHLYSYSFAPNPDWSYRYSPGAEIQTYLEGVARQYGVDQRIRFGAEIARCEFSGGRWQIETTSGLRDQADIVIAATGVLHHPNVPDIDGLDDFAGTRFHSARWDHSTPVDGRRIGVIGTGSTGVQIVAALVERVAKLTLFQRTAQWIAPQENPPYSSAEQAEFRRQPEIMRTMHHEMSRMLAENFSNVAVDASSPQMKLIEDVCRANLESHVRDPELREKLRPNYRAACKRLVVSPNFYAAIEQPNAELVTEAIERVEVDGVRTRDGRLHPLDVLVLATGFRVDRFLRPMEVIGRGGTRLDDVWAQRPAAYLSISIPGFPNLFMLNGPNGPVGNFSLIEVAELQIAYILQLIELIRVGRCREISASASATARFDAERVEQAKRTVWATGCRSWYLDDRGIPAVWPWTFDRFREEMAAPQLDAYERVAG